A single window of Microbispora hainanensis DNA harbors:
- a CDS encoding helix-turn-helix transcriptional regulator has translation MSGRLPRPSVPDNCHVTRYSDLPAVYEGNGMWIRRHCRNSVLQGFGLDATSESVYLTILAEPDSTVADLALRLDLDEDDVRAALDCLRRLSLLRPSRDSPGALCPVSPEIALEALVKHQEAELVRQQNQIAESRAAIAVLAAEYAITRHASGDVLERLADIDAVRERSVQLARDARHEFLSLMPIGAQSAEGMTASRSADTQMLERGVDVRTLCLDTIDRDPATSGYAHRLIRLGARVRTVPVLPIRMIIVDREVAMVPVDSERTALGAVLVRGAGIVVAMRTLFDLLWERGRDFGAPRARDRHGLTGQERELLRFLYEGHTDEVVARKLGISIRTCRRITADLMNRLGARSRFQAGAQAAERGWFHYPVPETDVCLDAPLS, from the coding sequence GTGTCCGGCAGGCTGCCGCGGCCTTCTGTGCCGGATAACTGCCATGTGACGCGGTACAGCGATCTGCCGGCGGTGTACGAGGGAAATGGCATGTGGATTCGCAGGCATTGCCGTAATAGCGTGTTGCAGGGTTTCGGTTTGGACGCGACCAGCGAATCGGTTTACCTCACCATCCTGGCCGAGCCCGACAGCACGGTCGCCGACCTGGCGCTGCGGCTGGACCTGGACGAGGATGACGTCCGGGCCGCGCTGGACTGTCTGCGACGGCTCTCGCTGTTGCGGCCGTCGCGGGATAGCCCGGGGGCGTTGTGCCCGGTGAGCCCGGAAATCGCCTTGGAAGCCCTCGTCAAACACCAAGAGGCCGAGCTGGTCCGGCAGCAGAACCAGATCGCGGAGAGCCGGGCGGCGATCGCCGTGCTGGCGGCCGAGTATGCGATCACGCGGCACGCGTCCGGCGACGTCCTCGAACGCCTCGCGGACATCGACGCGGTCCGTGAGCGGTCGGTGCAACTGGCGCGTGACGCGCGCCACGAGTTCCTGTCCCTGATGCCGATCGGCGCGCAGTCCGCCGAGGGCATGACGGCGAGCCGGTCGGCGGACACGCAGATGCTGGAACGCGGAGTGGACGTGCGCACCCTCTGCCTCGACACGATCGATCGGGATCCGGCCACGTCGGGGTACGCTCACCGGCTCATCCGGCTCGGCGCCCGGGTGCGCACCGTTCCGGTGCTGCCCATCCGGATGATCATCGTGGACCGGGAGGTGGCGATGGTCCCGGTCGACTCGGAGCGCACCGCGCTGGGCGCGGTCCTGGTCCGCGGCGCGGGCATCGTCGTGGCGATGCGCACGCTGTTCGACCTGCTGTGGGAACGCGGCCGGGACTTCGGCGCGCCCCGGGCGCGCGACCGCCACGGCCTCACCGGCCAGGAGCGCGAACTGCTGAGGTTCCTGTACGAGGGGCACACCGACGAGGTGGTCGCGCGCAAACTCGGGATCTCCATCAGGACGTGCCGCCGGATCACGGCCGACCTGATGAACCGGCTGGGCGCCCGCAGCCGGTTCCAGGCCGGGGCACAGGCGGCGGAACGCGGCTGGTTCCACTACCCCGTGCCCGAAACCGACGTGTGCCTGGACGCGCCGTTGTCGTGA
- a CDS encoding helix-turn-helix transcriptional regulator produces the protein MSALSGWYPAPENTTAAAPNRCRSAGPLIGREAQHREIEAAVSRLSEGRSALVEISGDPGIGKTAVLAEVTRIAQAAGAAVFTGRPHPADGDLAFGAIVDALDGPLSATMRSVRPEGLTTVHGDVLAAVFPSLAAGGCAPPEAAAPRRAGHAVRMLLETLAASRPIALVLDDLHHADAGTIDVVSRLLSTPPRAPVLLAFAHRPRQASPRLRAAADTARELTRLHLEPLAESDALALIDEDLPVRWRRDLYRASEGNPGYLAALTDLLDGGPPGIDEADIAPVPPWFASGVTAEVARLSDTSRLVVAACSVLGDPLTVPLVAAVAELDEDDAYPAIDEIASHDLIRLVAGTGRFGFRHPLVRRAVYHGVSPGWRLAAHARVARLLTGGRTPAVATGMPAEMPAGMPVERAVERAVERAVERAPHVTRIATSRDRTAVALLAVAADEIEATCPRRAAQWRRAALDLLPGDDDDHPDGRVGLLLALGRACVSAGQPEPASDALGEALRSLPPGVSGLRTTVVAERAHLLHAVGRSGEARVLVRAELAHTRHEADRAILSYEQAWLETASGDPAVACDDAARACRMADRLGLRLLGCAARGTLAVAAVLSATPSAGGLGELPRAAAVFGALTDDELAARPDAPLWIGWAALLLERPHDAIRHLDRAVAVSRSTGRWAVECQALVARVMALCAGDRLAAAQESADEAAQAAWLSGSTALRSYAQAARCLVAARVGDLDTLRRRLAASGPPVVRGWPGALATEMVAEARLAAGDPDGCRSLLDIAGDDRAAGPTVRRYELLARAALDAGRPDVASRWATAAEALAARFDSPVPAAVALLARAQVLAATDAAAEAVAGAKAAFEAAATLDAAGLAWDAARARGVAEAANRCGREQPVLTGPAARPTSATDMTAAVTEHVVTESLMPSGPPGGLPGAALLTERERQIARLVSEGLKNREIADRLYVTQKTVEMHLSRIFAKLGVSNRVGVARALYATSAKS, from the coding sequence ATGAGTGCGCTGTCAGGGTGGTATCCGGCACCCGAAAACACGACCGCTGCGGCGCCGAATCGATGTCGGTCGGCGGGTCCGCTCATCGGACGGGAGGCACAACACCGGGAGATCGAAGCGGCCGTTTCCCGCTTGTCGGAGGGCCGCTCCGCTCTCGTCGAAATCAGCGGAGATCCCGGAATCGGCAAGACCGCGGTGCTCGCCGAGGTGACCCGCATCGCACAGGCGGCGGGAGCCGCCGTGTTCACCGGACGGCCGCACCCGGCCGACGGCGATCTGGCGTTCGGAGCGATCGTCGACGCTCTGGACGGTCCGCTCTCCGCCACCATGCGGAGCGTACGGCCAGAGGGGCTGACGACGGTCCACGGGGACGTGCTGGCGGCTGTCTTTCCCTCCCTTGCCGCGGGCGGCTGCGCGCCGCCGGAGGCCGCCGCGCCCCGCCGCGCCGGCCACGCCGTACGCATGCTCCTGGAGACTCTCGCCGCGTCGCGGCCGATCGCCCTCGTCCTCGACGATCTGCATCACGCCGACGCGGGCACCATCGACGTGGTGTCGCGGCTGCTGTCCACGCCGCCGCGCGCCCCTGTGCTCCTGGCCTTCGCGCACCGGCCCCGGCAGGCGTCCCCGCGGCTGCGCGCCGCCGCGGACACGGCGCGGGAGCTCACCCGTCTGCACCTGGAACCGCTGGCGGAGAGCGACGCCCTCGCGCTGATCGACGAGGACCTGCCCGTGCGATGGCGCAGGGATCTGTACCGCGCGAGCGAGGGCAATCCGGGTTATCTCGCGGCCCTGACCGATCTGCTGGACGGCGGCCCGCCCGGCATCGACGAGGCCGACATCGCCCCGGTGCCGCCGTGGTTCGCCTCGGGCGTGACCGCCGAGGTCGCCCGCCTGTCGGACACGAGCAGGCTGGTCGTCGCCGCGTGTTCGGTGCTCGGCGATCCTCTCACCGTGCCGTTGGTGGCCGCGGTCGCCGAGCTCGACGAGGACGACGCCTATCCTGCCATCGACGAGATCGCCTCCCACGACCTCATCCGTCTCGTGGCGGGCACCGGACGTTTCGGGTTCCGGCACCCACTGGTGCGCCGCGCCGTCTACCACGGCGTGAGCCCCGGCTGGCGGCTCGCCGCGCACGCACGGGTGGCCCGCCTGCTGACCGGCGGCCGGACGCCCGCCGTCGCCACCGGGATGCCCGCCGAGATGCCCGCCGGGATGCCCGTCGAGAGGGCGGTCGAGAGGGCGGTCGAGAGGGCGGTCGAGAGGGCGCCGCACGTCACGCGAATCGCCACCTCGCGCGACCGCACGGCGGTCGCGCTGCTCGCCGTGGCCGCCGACGAGATCGAGGCGACATGTCCCCGGCGGGCGGCCCAATGGCGGCGGGCGGCCCTCGACCTGCTTCCCGGCGATGACGACGATCATCCCGACGGCCGCGTCGGCCTGCTGCTCGCGCTCGGCAGAGCCTGCGTGTCGGCGGGGCAGCCGGAACCGGCGTCCGACGCCTTGGGCGAGGCCCTGCGGTCGCTCCCGCCCGGCGTCTCCGGCCTGCGCACCACGGTGGTCGCGGAGCGTGCCCATCTTCTGCACGCTGTGGGCCGATCCGGCGAAGCGCGCGTCCTCGTACGCGCCGAGCTCGCGCACACCCGGCACGAGGCCGATCGCGCGATCCTGTCGTACGAGCAGGCGTGGCTCGAAACGGCGAGCGGAGACCCCGCCGTGGCGTGCGACGACGCCGCACGCGCCTGCCGCATGGCCGATCGGCTCGGCCTTCGCCTGCTGGGCTGCGCGGCCCGGGGGACGCTCGCCGTCGCGGCCGTGCTCTCGGCGACGCCGTCGGCGGGAGGACTCGGCGAACTCCCCCGGGCCGCCGCGGTCTTCGGCGCCCTCACCGACGACGAGCTCGCCGCGCGGCCCGACGCGCCGCTCTGGATCGGCTGGGCCGCGCTTCTCCTCGAACGCCCCCACGACGCGATTCGGCATCTCGATCGTGCCGTGGCCGTCAGCCGGTCGACGGGCCGGTGGGCCGTCGAATGCCAGGCGCTGGTGGCGCGTGTCATGGCGCTGTGCGCCGGCGACCGGCTCGCGGCGGCCCAGGAGAGCGCCGACGAGGCCGCGCAGGCGGCCTGGCTGTCGGGGAGCACCGCCCTCCGCTCCTACGCGCAGGCGGCGCGCTGCCTGGTCGCGGCCCGCGTGGGCGACCTCGACACCCTGCGACGCCGCCTGGCGGCGTCCGGCCCGCCGGTCGTGCGAGGGTGGCCCGGGGCACTGGCCACCGAGATGGTCGCGGAGGCGAGGCTGGCCGCGGGCGATCCCGACGGCTGCCGGAGTCTGCTCGATATCGCCGGCGACGACCGCGCGGCGGGTCCGACGGTGCGGCGATACGAACTGCTCGCCCGCGCGGCGCTCGACGCCGGGCGGCCCGACGTGGCCTCCCGATGGGCCACCGCGGCCGAGGCTCTCGCCGCGCGGTTCGACTCCCCCGTGCCCGCGGCCGTCGCGCTGCTCGCCCGGGCACAGGTCCTCGCCGCCACCGATGCGGCGGCCGAGGCGGTGGCCGGGGCGAAGGCCGCGTTCGAAGCCGCCGCGACGCTGGACGCCGCCGGGCTGGCGTGGGACGCGGCGCGGGCCAGAGGCGTTGCGGAGGCGGCGAACAGGTGCGGCCGGGAACAGCCTGTGCTCACCGGTCCGGCCGCACGACCGACGAGCGCCACAGACATGACCGCAGCGGTGACCGAGCACGTCGTCACGGAGTCGCTGATGCCCTCCGGCCCGCCCGGCGGCCTGCCCGGCGCCGCCCTCCTCACCGAACGCGAACGGCAGATCGCCCGGCTGGTCAGCGAAGGGCTGAAGAACCGGGAGATCGCCGATCGGCTCTACGTCACCCAGAAGACCGTGGAGATGCACCTGTCGCGGATCTTCGCCAAGCTCGGCGTGTCCAATCGTGTCGGGGTCGCCCGCGCGCTCTACGCGACGTCCGCGAAATCGTGA
- a CDS encoding DUF6789 family protein produces the protein MMRNLVNGAVGGALATAVYSAMLMAADRAGLLEEPPPRRFARLSLSGRDKPRRGENVLGTIAHFAFGSSCGSVLGLLSAGQRVPVPIGTAYGLLVWYFGYQGMAPSIGAYPPVPKDRPGRQAALLAGHLLWGTALAFALNRLRTDKGQMAAELAPGMREQVRRVMPTPEPAAAR, from the coding sequence ATGATGCGCAACCTGGTGAACGGCGCCGTCGGCGGCGCGCTTGCGACGGCGGTGTACAGCGCGATGCTGATGGCGGCGGACAGGGCCGGCCTGCTGGAGGAGCCGCCGCCGCGGCGGTTCGCACGGCTGTCCCTTTCCGGGCGGGACAAGCCCAGGAGGGGCGAGAACGTGCTGGGCACGATCGCGCACTTCGCGTTCGGCTCCTCCTGTGGTTCTGTGCTCGGCCTGCTGTCGGCCGGGCAGCGGGTGCCCGTCCCGATCGGCACGGCGTACGGGTTGCTGGTGTGGTATTTCGGCTATCAGGGCATGGCGCCGAGCATCGGCGCGTACCCGCCGGTCCCGAAGGACCGCCCCGGCCGCCAGGCCGCGCTGCTGGCGGGACACCTGCTGTGGGGCACCGCGCTCGCCTTCGCGCTCAACCGGCTGCGCACCGACAAGGGGCAGATGGCGGCCGAGCTCGCGCCCGGCATGCGCGAGCAGGTCCGGCGCGTCATGCCCACCCCCGAGCCGGCCGCCGCACGCTGA
- a CDS encoding DedA family protein, translated as MTHAILDLVHQVMSSPWLYVALFALALLDGFFPVVPAETSVITAAVFAASGETNLALVIVVAALGACAGDHVSYLIGSRSAGRLRNTKPFVWARDTLAERGGLVLVVARYIPGGRTATTLTMGAVRHPLRSFTFFDAIAAGSWAVYSGLIGFFGGMAFENDPIKGLLLGLGIVLSITAVAELVRWLRKRRAARRLPAPSPEPAQTAARR; from the coding sequence ATGACGCACGCCATCCTCGACCTGGTCCACCAGGTGATGTCATCGCCCTGGCTGTACGTGGCGCTGTTCGCCCTGGCGCTGCTCGACGGGTTCTTCCCGGTCGTTCCGGCCGAGACCTCGGTGATCACCGCCGCGGTGTTCGCCGCGTCGGGCGAGACCAACCTGGCCCTGGTCATCGTTGTCGCGGCTCTCGGTGCGTGCGCGGGTGACCACGTCTCCTATCTGATCGGCAGCAGGTCGGCGGGCAGGCTGCGGAACACGAAGCCGTTCGTCTGGGCGCGCGACACGCTGGCCGAGCGGGGCGGTCTCGTCCTGGTCGTGGCCAGGTACATCCCCGGCGGGCGCACCGCGACCACGCTCACCATGGGCGCCGTACGGCATCCGCTGCGCTCGTTCACGTTCTTCGACGCGATCGCGGCGGGCTCGTGGGCGGTGTACTCCGGGCTGATCGGCTTCTTCGGCGGGATGGCGTTCGAGAACGACCCGATCAAGGGCCTGCTCCTCGGCCTCGGCATCGTGCTGTCGATCACCGCGGTCGCCGAGCTGGTGAGATGGCTCAGGAAGCGGCGCGCCGCCCGGCGTCTGCCCGCGCCGTCCCCGGAACCCGCTCAGACGGCGGCGCGCAGGTAG
- a CDS encoding HAMP domain-containing sensor histidine kinase produces the protein MPLPLRPRSIQAQTALMSAVLSLIVLTVIGFGLDLAIRSRIHSHLFIETQRVATDWIAGMGPNGVPEPPAGHADLVQLVDSRNRVITASRAASGQAPLTSPFPGGEDRLQYRIECPDGDRCIVLTAVRVLPVQSRLFWGGEPHAVYAGRAEPGLLATHRLELFIAIGVLMMTAGWTWASWRATGRTLRPVREIREKVTEISVRDLSLRVPQPPGRDEIAELARASNSFLDRLDVSVRQQRHFASMVSHELRTPLAGLRTQLEEALLYREDTDPYETIRTAVRTTERCQAIIDEMLTVARVRTSAAAEHEPVDLAAIAREEAAARTNGVPVHVHVEAEDEVTVLGNRVQLCGVLTNLLVNAQRHACSKVDVIVGRAGDDAVVTVLDDGDGIAPEDRERVFEPFVRLKDGRRRDPKGTGLGLALCRLTADAHHGTLRIEDSPRGARFVLRLPLLASARAQLTR, from the coding sequence ATGCCTTTGCCTCTACGCCCGCGCTCGATCCAGGCGCAGACCGCCCTGATGAGCGCGGTCCTGTCCCTCATCGTCCTCACGGTGATCGGGTTCGGCCTCGACCTCGCCATCCGCAGCCGGATCCACAGCCATCTCTTCATCGAGACCCAGCGGGTCGCGACCGACTGGATCGCCGGGATGGGCCCCAACGGCGTCCCCGAGCCGCCGGCCGGCCACGCGGACCTGGTGCAGCTCGTCGACTCCCGCAACCGGGTGATCACCGCGAGCCGGGCGGCGAGCGGCCAGGCCCCGCTGACGTCCCCCTTCCCCGGGGGCGAGGACCGGCTGCAGTACCGCATCGAGTGCCCCGACGGCGACCGGTGCATCGTGCTCACCGCCGTACGGGTCCTGCCGGTGCAGTCCCGGCTGTTCTGGGGCGGCGAGCCCCACGCCGTGTACGCGGGGAGGGCCGAGCCCGGCCTCCTGGCCACGCATCGGCTGGAACTGTTCATCGCGATCGGAGTTTTGATGATGACCGCCGGATGGACCTGGGCGAGCTGGCGTGCCACAGGCCGCACGCTGCGTCCGGTCAGAGAGATCCGCGAGAAGGTGACCGAGATCAGCGTGCGCGACCTCAGCCTGCGCGTTCCCCAGCCGCCCGGGCGCGACGAGATCGCCGAGCTCGCGCGGGCCTCCAACAGCTTCCTCGACCGCCTCGACGTCTCGGTGCGTCAGCAGCGGCACTTCGCCTCGATGGTCTCCCACGAGCTGCGGACCCCGCTCGCCGGGCTGCGCACGCAACTTGAGGAGGCTCTGCTCTACCGTGAGGACACCGACCCCTACGAGACGATCCGTACGGCGGTGCGGACCACCGAGCGGTGCCAGGCGATCATCGACGAGATGCTCACGGTCGCCCGGGTCCGCACGTCCGCGGCGGCGGAACACGAGCCGGTGGACCTCGCGGCGATCGCACGCGAGGAGGCCGCCGCCCGCACGAACGGCGTGCCCGTGCACGTGCACGTCGAGGCCGAAGACGAGGTGACCGTCCTCGGCAACCGGGTCCAGCTGTGCGGCGTGCTGACCAACCTGCTGGTCAACGCGCAGCGCCACGCCTGCAGCAAGGTCGACGTCATCGTCGGGCGGGCCGGGGACGACGCGGTCGTCACCGTGCTCGACGACGGCGACGGCATCGCGCCGGAGGACCGCGAGCGGGTCTTCGAGCCGTTCGTCCGCCTGAAGGACGGCCGCCGCCGCGACCCCAAGGGCACCGGGCTCGGCCTCGCCCTGTGCCGCCTCACGGCGGACGCGCACCATGGGACGCTGCGGATCGAGGACTCCCCGCGCGGGGCCCGCTTCGTCCTGCGCCTGCCGCTGCTCGCGAGCGCCAGGGCGCAGCTCACCCGGTGA